The DNA region TGGACCCCAAGACCCCGGTGGCCGAGCTCTCGGTGATCGCCTTCGGGATCATCGCGGTGACCGTGTTCCCCCTGTGGGGGGCATACTTCTGGAAGCGGGCCACCCGGTGGGGCGCCGTGGCGGCAACGGTGGTGGGGGTGGGGACGAATCTGGCGCTCTTCGCGGTGGGGGGCCGGGGCATGGTGCTCAACCCCAACCCGGCCTGGTTCCAGCTCAACGGCTTCTTGGTGTCCTTCGTGGCGGCGGGCGTGGTGTTCTTCGCCGTGAGCCTGCTCACCCGCCCGGGTGTCCGGGAGCAGGAGAGCCTGCCCGTCTTCTTCCACGCGTCGCTGTAGTACCCCAATCCACAAGTTGTAGAGGCCTCAGACCCCCGAACCACAAAGACACGAAGACACAAAGGAGATCACGGGGATATGACGTGCGCATTCTTCGTGTCTTTGTGTCTTAGTGGTTCAAGAACAGCCTCTCGTGCCGCAAGAAACGGCGGGGTGACCCGTTGGGGCGCACAGCTGGGCGCCCGCCCCGAGGGACGGCGGCCAAACCCCCGCGGGCGCACGCCGTGCGCCCGTACGCGCAGCGCTCCTTTGGCGGGTCTTCCCGCCTATTCCAGGGGGAGCCCCACCCAGAGGTAGTCGGCGTCCTCGGCGGTGGCGCTCCAGCGGTCCAGACGCTGGGGGATCTCGGGGACGAGCACCCGGGCGGAGAAGGGGCGGATCCGCGCCACCTGGTCGGGGATGCCCCGTTTCCAGGCGTGGCCGCTCCCGGCGATGACGATGACCGCGTGGTCGGGGTTCTCCTCGAGGAAGCGCGCGAGGTTCACCGCCATGGCGGTGTCCCACAGGAGCTGGGCCTCGCAGAAGTTGCGAAAGGCGCGGCCCTCGTGCCCGCGCATCCCCAGCGCCCTGCGGATGAACTCCTCGTAGGCCTCGTCGATCTCGCACCGCACCTGGGGCAGCTCTCCCGTCTGCTCCCGGGAGAGGCTCTCGAACCCCGCCCGCGCCACCTGGCGAATGGTCTCCTGGGGCACGTTGAGACCCACCAGGCCGATGCCGTGCTCCCGCGCGTAGAGCAGGATGTCGCGGTAGTAGACCCAGGGGAAGTTCCAGTTGTCGTAGTAGACGTGGAGGAACTCCTCCAGGGTGAGGGCCCCCTGTACCCACCGGTCCAGAAGGTGCTGGCTCTCGGCCCGGAACATCTCGAGCCCGATGGCCACGGGCCGGCCGGCCTCGTGGAAGGCGCGGATCACCCGGAGCTGGGCTTCGTGGTGGGACCTCTGGTCGTGGAGCTCTCCCACGAAGACGAGCCGCGCCCCGAAGAGGTCGGGCAGGGCCGCCTCCAGGGTGAGGCGCCGGCCGTCCGCGAGCCGGACCAGGGCGTCGGCCTGCTCCAGCCGCAGCGTGTAGACCGCATGCACCGCGAGCAGCGCGAGCACTAGGGCGACCCAGGCGACCTTCTTCATGGGCTTCACGGCGCGACCACCTCCTCGGATGGGTGCCTCTCAGCGCGCCGAGAGCCACTCGCTCAGCTTGGCGACGCCGTAGGTCAGCAGGTAGAAGAGGGCGGTCCAGAAGGCCACGTGGGCCAGGCGCGAGAGCCCCCTGCGGCGGCCCAGGGGTCCCTGGCCGGTTCCCGGCTGCTCGGCTGCGGGGGGCGGCACGGGGGTCACCCGGCCCGGCTCCGGACGGCCGCCTGGGGGGGCGAACCGAGCCTGGCGTCCGCCTCTTCCGGGCGCACCAGGGGAATCTCGGCCCAGAAGGTGCTCCCTCCCCCGGGCTCGTTTCGCGCCCCCACCCGGCCGGCGTGCAGGGCCACGATTTCGCGGCAGATGTGCAGGCCCAGCCCGAAGCCCTTGCTCCCCGCCGCCTCCCCTGCCTGCCCCTGGGCAAAGCGCTGGAAGAGCTGGGCCAGGAGCGCCTCGTCGAACCCCGGCCCCCGATCGGTCACCTCCCAGCGAACCACCCCCTCCCGGCACCGCACCCGCAGCACGACCTCGCTGCCCCGCGGGGTGAACTTCACCGCGTTCTGGAGGAGGTTGCCCACCGCCTGGGCAAGC from Thermodesulfobacteriota bacterium includes:
- a CDS encoding ChaN family lipoprotein, encoding MKKVAWVALVLALLAVHAVYTLRLEQADALVRLADGRRLTLEAALPDLFGARLVFVGELHDQRSHHEAQLRVIRAFHEAGRPVAIGLEMFRAESQHLLDRWVQGALTLEEFLHVYYDNWNFPWVYYRDILLYAREHGIGLVGLNVPQETIRQVARAGFESLSREQTGELPQVRCEIDEAYEEFIRRALGMRGHEGRAFRNFCEAQLLWDTAMAVNLARFLEENPDHAVIVIAGSGHAWKRGIPDQVARIRPFSARVLVPEIPQRLDRWSATAEDADYLWVGLPLE